AATACTTATTTTAACTACAGATCATTGGTTATACAAACCATATTTAACCACCCCTCTCAATTATCGAGCCCTATATTACAACAGTATGCTGGAAATGATGAGTTCCTTAAACATTGTTGGTCTAATTGACTCTTACACTCTGCAAAACTACCTTTTCTAGGAGGCTAAAAGATGCTTCCCAGACCCACGTTGAATGGAAACAGTACTAACCAATTCATCAGATTGcagggatttttttaattttccattttctcagGCTAGAAATATGTGCAGAAATAATGATTGTGCATTGCTGTGAAATTGTGTTTCAAAATGAAGGATTAGGGCTTTCCACACCAGACAGCAGGATTGCTGCTGTTATACCCTTGAGCAAAGTTCTTTACCTGAATTGCCCTCCTGTGTAAGTGGCTAATTTTCCAGGTTGTTATTGTAAAAGGTAATTTATTTCTAGGGGATTTATCTGGTTTAATTAAAGAATAACAAATATCATAAAATAACACAGTATTTTATACCGGACTTTATATAAATTTTGTAGCCATTTCCAGTAATTATTGTGAATGTCGCATTAAGCTGCGTGGAAAACATTTGGTTCCACTATGGGAACAGACCTCATGTTTACGCTTTCTGTTcatatttacagtgccattaGGTTTGGTTTGGCAATCGATTTTGGAATAATAGCTCCTATCTTCCTCTGTGGAGAAAGCATAACACCAAAAACACAGAAGGCACTGGAGTGTTATTTGCAGGAGCAAGTTAAACCCGACTTTTAAGAAGCAGGAGTCCCTTAAAGTAGACTGAACGAGTTCCAATTTGCTCCTGGCCTTTGCTAGGATGTGAGTGAGGCATGTGCAAGGGATCATCTCACTCCTCTCCTGgggtccttgcactggcttcctgttcaATTTCAATATCACTTTAAAACCCTCCTACTTACTTTCAAGActccacaatatacagtatgtctccccTGTCTGGCTGTGTGTTCAATATGTTCATCTGCGCTTTGTGGGTGACAGGGCATGgagttgctacagtatgtcccaaCTTCAAAAGAAATCAGGGAATCAGATGCATTACTTATATCTAGGTAGTGcctaaaagcatacttttatcattttttctgcttctgtatctgctttcttttcttgtatttgcaATATTCTCTGTGTGGATTGTAAAACTCGTTGAGATTATGCtgtgtttattattgttattcattGCTAGTTTCTTAGTGATCCAAGGAGTTCATCATTTCTTGAAGGATTCCAGCAAACATTGCACGCTATCCTTAAGGACAGAGAAGTGAAGTAGGGTGAATAAAATCATTTGCATGTATTAACCAATCCCCAAAagaatgtcgctctccgttattGACACAGCACTCACTGAATAACACTCTACATCGCTCCAGAATTCGGACCCACATGAAATGTGAGATAAAGCTACCAAAATTTGATAGAGCTGAGCTTGTTCTTCTAGTCACTATGGGTGAGAGAGCCTTGTCTGTCTCTGTTCCTCACTTGCAGAGTGACCTCCCTTTCTCATCTCAGACAAGCAGTTTCAACTGTGGCCTTTAAAAAGATCTTAAACCCTTCTCTACCTGCAGGCCTAACAACATCCAGTAGCATAAATTATTTCATTACCTTTCTTCTTCCTTCTTAGTAATTTTTAAGTACCTTGACTTCTCTTTTAGCATTTTTATGTGAAGCACATTGAGATTCACTGTAGTGAAATGTGCTATATAAATTAAGTGTActgttattatttgtatttgtataaatATGTCTGATGTTAATATACTAACTGGGCTCAGTACTATAGTAGACAACGAAAATTTCTAGAGATTATGTATGCTTACTGCGAAACTTTTTGCAGGCTAATTTTTTTCAGCCAACAAGACTTTGCTTAACTACTATCTAGCTTTTAATATACCTTGAACTATATGTCTAACAGCtctaaaactgcaaaaatcaagtACTGGCAAATTTGTCtgagtaaaacaaaagacaattttcttgATAAGGGTGGCGGAGCGTAAATTATGCATTTTGCAATAGATGTTAAACACAGGTCTAAAAGAACATCCTTACAATATGCTGATCTGCTGTGAGGCCAAAAAGCATCATCAGTTAGTTGAATAGGATGTCAGTAGAATGAGCGATACATAGGAATCGTCAATGTTTTAAGGGCTATTTAAATTTTCAAAGGGGGAGGAAGAATTGTTGTGTAGATGTTCATATGCCTAGCTCAGAATGCAGGGGGAAGTGTAGCATTATGGGACAGCAAGGAACCAGTTCTGAAAGAGTTCTCTGAAAGAGTCACGAACTTGTAACATTCACTAGGAATAACTGCACAATCTGCTGGGGACTGTACGCTGAGTGAAAAATCTGTACAGAATGGTGTGCATGGGCTAAAAAAGGATACTTGGGAATGTGCAATGGAGGACATCCCGGGTGGACAGTTTCTGCTGCCCCAGAGGGTAGTGTTCACAACTGGCTGAGGGACCCGGGCAATCTTGTCATCTTGTTAGGAGGGCCTGCACAACCTGGTGAAGTCATGGCACAAGAGGGCACGTGAGGAAAACACTGTTCACATTGCCCGTGGAGCAAAATGCATACCTCATCTTCAATTTTGCCTTACTTATTGACTCACTTTCATTTTGGGCATTGATGAAATCACAGAGTTTCCCCCTAGACCAGGTCTTTCCAGTGCTGGTCCCACAGGGCTTGTACACCAGCAGGTTGGTTAGGTTCCTTTAAAAGAACTGACTTCCTTTTTATAACTGTTCTTTCTAATTCTGGGTTGCAGAAGATGCTGgaaagggcacaaggcagggtgcacccaGGATGGGATGTTAATCCTGAAGTTTTTTATTTGGTCCAGTTAAGCAAATGGTCGTTTAAAGCTGAATGAATACCTGCagactgaccctgcaggacaaAGATTGAACACTTCTGCCTTAGATCAACAGTATTCGAGTCTTTTCTCTCATTAATCTGGAATCTTTTTAACATAatcttctaaattaaaaataaatgtttggtaAATTAGACCACTTACATGTACTCTATAAATGCATTATAATAGTGGGTGATTTTGTGGGTTTaaattttaacaaaaatgtaaatacagaaattgtattttatcCCTTTTAGGTCTTGTTATAACTTTTAGGTCAAAGAGGAAGTAGATTACTTATTGCATAagacttgtttttgttctgtaaagTTCCAACATCTATCCACTTAgatattttctctctttgagAGTTGGTGTAGATAATTGCTATATCTTCTAAAAATCAGGCATCcattttctgcatttgttttaaaaatggactccctttagacatacagtatgtgtttcatTATTAGTCACTTCATATTTTTgaacatttgttaaaaacatttaaagcctGTTTTCCTAACAACAGTAGTTTTTGCTAATTAAACACGTGCAGTACAAcataatcactttttttttaaaaagcaacaacaacCATAAACTGCTGTGTTCGGGGTTTGCAATACATCTTACAAGGCAAAAATTCTTTCATAGGTCTGAGAAGACAGACTGGCAGTGGGATAACTATAATTCATACacaataaatataaaagtaGATGCTTTTTGCTTGTGCTGTACTGTTACTATGTTATTATACCTATAGTGTTAAGACTTTGCAAAAGGCATGCAACATTTTCATTATCTGCTGCTCTCAAAATATGCTGAGAGGAAGAAAGAACAATGAAgggaaatgctttttctttcttttgaacTCCAGTTTCCAGattgtttcacattttaagtTAACATTTCATTAAGCACAGTGCTATACCACATTATTTTAGAATATGCAGTTCATAGTGCATAGATCATTCTGTTGACAGAACAAAGATCCTgggatactgtatattatacatgTTATATGCCCCCTTGGGCATATAACTGATGAACTATCACTGTTAATGGAAAAAGATAGATTTTTTGATCATTCACAGAATATTTCACAATCGcaagtgtattttaaacatttttgtcaaTAAGATCAGaatcacattttattaattagaAACAGCCACCAATTTGCAACTTGTTTGAAGATACTAATCTTCAGcatttgaattttatttgggaAATTCGATCAGTGGCTgggaaattgtgcctcagtgtCCCAATGACTACAGATTTTTGCATCCAGCCATTTATAGTAATGGCTCAATCAAATGGAGGGTTTTCAAAGCCAAGCCCACCAAGCACAGAGGCACTTGGAAGGACTAGAGTCTAGTTGGTACCCCATTGCATTACTGAGCTCACACACATACGCAGAAGTGCGTTGTAGGGACAAGGCCTATTGTTCcacttagaattaagtgttattaaagatttccaATAATCTTTGTGCTGCCTTGACTGGTCAGTCTGGCGCCCATCTGACCCATTATCAAGCCGTATCAAGGTTGAACAGTACAATGATACTGTTGCATAGTGCAGATGGGCTCCATCAtgtctgtactttttcttctaaaaaacCATGGGGCGAAGGTCCACTATCTATCACCCAAAGGAAGATCCACCAATTAGGATCTGCAAGTAGGATACCAGAACCAAACCTGATAGCATCTCAGCCAGTCATCAAAATTGTGATGTCGTACCCTCAAAGCAAGAACTCAGATAATTTTCAGTGGTTAACTCACTGGCCCAATATCTCTCCAACTGAAATGGCAATCTGACTTTTCCAACCAAGCAGTCTGAGTCAGGACTAAGAACTTTTCTCTGAGATGCCAAGCAGTCAATAAAGTGCAAGGTGTTCTTCCTGGAACAGAAGAAATCTTGCGTTGACGAACCCACTATTATTTTCGCCTGATCAACAAAAAAAGACTGTTAGACACTTCGTTTTTGTCAACATTAAATATCGGAATACATTCTTTtcaaaagtttaatttaatttaaaaaatgtataaagaacCAAGCTATAGCCAGGACAAACCGAATTCTCCCCACCTGACTGTTTTTAAAGATTGAAGTTCGACAAGAAGCTCATTTTAGCAGAGCTGCCTAAGAACCAACGCAAGCTGTCCAGCAACCCAAAGCAAAGCTCTACTCTTTTACTCTCCTCTCCTCACATGGGGTCACCATAAATAAATGTACCTGTAGGTGAGGTggggttttaatttactgtcaCAATTTCTAATTATTACAGTCAATTAAAACTCCACATCACCTACAGGGGAAATTTGGAAATGCCCATTGACCTGGACAGTCTGTCTTTGAACTGtaggaggaaagcagagtacTTGGaggaaacacatacagtacctgtacagaAGCCATCCAGTCCAGAATCAAGCCCAGAACTCAGGACACAGCACTGTGTGTTAAAAGCCATGCCACTATACCACACTTTCAGACTTATATTGAGCAAAACTGCTTTTCAAATTATCAGACCTCTTATAATATGAGAATGAAAAGATCCCTCAAAATGTCATTGTAAGATGTAAGGCTGTAATTATAATGACCTGACACAGCTTAGATATATGAAGTATATAAAGTGAGTAAAGAAAGATGTAGAACTATACAATTTCAAAGAGTATGGGGAGATGTACTGCAACCTTTGGATGGAATTTGAATGTATAGACAATGGTAAGAGGTTGTGATTATTGTATTACATAAGAAGTTGTACTCATTActtatttgtatattttccgATGTCATTATATTTGTATGTCAAGGTTTTTTGCcttaattcttttaaaataataaaaaaatgttattaaaataaagagagttaAGTAGAATGATCTTCTGTTTGCAATTTCCAACAGCTTTGCCTCTTTCCTCTTCCATTAAATTCAACCTAGTTTTAGTCATGTTGCTGTGTATGGCATGTGTGAAAGAcattaacacatactgtacagtaaagacTAATGGGCTTACATTCAGTTTTGAAAGCCCAGGTTCACTTACTATTGTCATGAGCACATACAAATAAAACCATTGCTGACTGTCACAGAAAATGTTTGCCATGAAATTTGTTTAATCAAAAGGGGGATTTAGATGCCTTTTCCATTCTTAGAAGATACTCACTGTGAAGGAAAACGTTGAGTTTCGTATGTGgcaacatctacagtacatagtcTGTACCACAGGTTCATGGGACTACAAAAGCAAAGCTATCTCAAACATGACAGCGCCTCTCAGCAACAAGGTTCATACCACGCAACAAGCTCTCAGCTCTAAGACCAGTGGGTCCCTGAACATAGAGACACTTTACTTTTTTTACATTAGTTTAATCATTGTGTAAATGGAAAATGGTGCAAATGCACCTGTAGAGAAATGGAATCGCAGTCATTCTTAAAGTAGGGAGAAATGGCAGACTTGTGTGCCCTGATACTTTAATGATGGCACCGATGGCGCCTTCTGCTGAAGGCGTATTTAGAAATCTAGTATCTAGACATTTCTgcaatggtactgtatatttgttgaTTCCATATCTACCAGTGTCATATCATGTCACATTTTACTGGACTGAATGTAAAACGTCTTACTAATGAAGAGGCATTGTGATAGTGCTTATTTTGTATTGCAGCACAATGAATCcaccagtacagtactgtaaatagcACACCCATGAGCTACTGTGTGTGCAATTTGATAGAGAGCAAACCTAGAGATGtttgatttttcaaagaaatacatACCCAACTTTTAGCTGCCAAACAACTAGCTTTTTTTCCTTGTACACAGGCTTGCTGGATGAAAGGAATGTGTTGGCAAGTTACTGGTGGTGCTCCTACACAGAAAACTATGTTTTGTTAACAAAACAGGAAGTCACtattaattgttaattaaaacTTGACAAAACAGTCAGCTCTTTGAGATTATGTGGTGAAATGGGACCTTCTCATAAGCATGTTTCATTTTGTTATGGGAGAAAATTTCATGAGTACGccttcatttttctttaatgaaatTCCCATAGCAAATTTGCTAAATTGATTGGAGGTTTTTGTCTATTACATGGCTAAAGTTATATCAATCCAACCAACCAAACAGATTGGGAATCCTTCAGTTGTACCGATGGAACCACAAAGTCACCAAAATAGTTGTGCATAGGATTAACTGGGCAAGCTTTACTGTGTCTTACTGTATCTCTTCAGCACATTTACACATCAATTAATCTGGTTAAACTGCTCAAGATGAATAATTCATACTTTTTGATTAAATCTACCACATTGAAGTCTTGAATGAACATCTTTGCCAGGTCCTTCATTTCGTTTCCTTCCTGCCAGTACATCAGGTACGACACCTGAAGACCTGCTCTTGCCTCATCTCGGAGGTTAGGCTGGGCTAAGTTTTGGATCAGAGACCTGGCAGGTAAGGTTTCCTCATCCTGGTCTTATCCAGCCTCCTGTCTCttctcatttttgtttcagGCCCGACTGGAATATTTCTGGATTGGCAGCGTTATTGTTTCCCATGGGACTTGTTTGTTggggtctggaacaagttaCAGATTCCTGTTGTTAAAcgcgataccctggtttctttcaaggctTCTTTCTGGATTTGTTGAAAACCATGTTTTCAAATTTATAATGTGGTACACATGCTTTGCTTTGAAGACTGTGTCCCACATTATAtgattatattaaattaatatagatTATAGATTAAATGAAAGTTGTCATTGAAATAAAGCCCAGGTCAGACCTTATTAATAGATACACCAGTGTTTTTAATTCACACAACAGGATAAAATTCTTTGAATCTTACCCCCTAATCCTCAAACACATAGTTTGTAGTAAGGTGTATTCAAGAAAAAAGTCCTTACaacaacatttactgtatctttccCTTATGAATCTAACTTTCGCATTAGTGAATGTTATCGAAAGagaaataatagaaaaaaaacatttttgatggACTTAAACTTTATTTCTAGGCACATCatatttttcaaacagcttaaaaacatttttaaatagctgGACATTTCTATTATCACATTTAACACACCATGATGGAAAAAATAACGACCGCATTTGCTTTTGCACTATTGCtcacatatacatactgttcGTCACAAAAGCATTAAATAAGCCTGAAGAAATTAATGTTAATCAGCGCGTTTATAAACGACCATGCTTTCCAGATCTTACTACTTCCTGTTTCAGTCACATTTCTAAAGTTACATACGTGTAAAAGGAGcagtcacattatttttttttaaacagagagCTAAATTCTAAAAGCAGAACAAATACGCAGTGACGCTCTAGGCTGCTTATCAATATTCTTCTTTTTCTACTTGAATCATTATcaagaggaaaagaaaatacGAGGTCGAGCCGAGGATGTGTACGCGCCAGACGAGTAGAAGCACTTCAACATCTTGAATCAGTCGGAAGACCAGCTTCGCAGCATATCGGTCAAGACACCGTCTACAAGAACGAAAAGTTATTTActtaaaaatgtgaagaataaaaaCGTCTGTTGATAAACCTTCGGAATTCCGCCATCACATCTGCACAATCGCAACCTTGTGCCAAGAATGGTCGTAAAAGTAGTTTTGTATCAAAcccttttaacttaaaaaagagACACATAGTGTACATTATCTTTGAATGGTCTTTTCTTGATTGGTTGTTTAGCATACTCCGTAAATCGGAcgatataaatacaatattccAAATGATACACTCAAGACTATACTAGTAAGAAAAGAAGTGCACAGTCAACCTTTGTTTTTAACAACTGACTGATTACTTGCAACAAAGGTGgtctcatattttaaaaatgtgcaagtttaattaaaaacaatcatCAGGGAAATGTTTAAACTGAACGGAGGTAACAGGAAATGCTTTTTCATTAAAGGTATTtaaacaatttagaaaaaaaatgttagcagttttttcatgttaaaatgtaaaacatgtcATGTTAATTTCGCATAACGTGGCCTTAGGTGATTACTTACGGTATTAATCCTGTTCCTCAACGGGGGtctgtaatgaaaaaaaaataatcgaaTTACACACAGCAGTCCAAAGCAACGTGAGAGCACAGCAATGGGTCTGGCCGACAAagagcaaatgtgtttttcatttattttctcagaCAAATACTTTTGGCTTCACGTCTTACAAGACAGTAAATAAACACAGACATCAAGtgaaaaataatactgtatatttattttaggcGCGCATGGGTGACATGAGCACTTTACACGTGGATAGTCAATGTGTGAGGGTTTCTTGGTACCTCATAATGCACCTGTATAAAAACGATCAAACAGTGGCACAGGCGGAAGAGTGGGATGGCAGTAAAAGGTCAGTTATCGCCTTACATTCTGACTTGGCTGGACAGGCTGGACGGGCTGGACAGGCTGGACAGGCTGGACGGGCTGGACAGGCTGGGTTGGCTCCTGAGGGACAGGCTGGGGTATTCCGAAATTTGGAATAAACTGCAGGGAAACCCAGAGACCCACACCGTTAGTGTTACAGGACATTGGACTGGCAATGTGCTGAAGCCAGGCAGACCCTGGACACATCTGTTTCACAGGCCCCTTGGTGGATGCGTTGTGATGGGTGCCTTCCATTTCTATGGGCAGATTCATGATTTATATCAGGAATATATATCTATATTGGCTAGCCTGTccttgctgtgtgtgtgtatatatatatacagtatatactcaagAAGAAATCTTTGTTGAAGTTTTGTACAAAAAAACCGCGGTGAAAGATCATGAGGAAGCAGTGATCTTACGTTAGGGGGCAGGTGTGGCAGGTTTCCGAAGGAGGGGAACAACTGTGGATGGACAGAGAGACAAGATGTATTACACACTCATCTGTCAGGTTCCACGGCGGCCATTAACAGAGTGGAATACAAAATCGGCGAGTATCTTACATTTGGTGGCACGTTTCCAAAGCCATGGAACACCttcagaaaggaaagaaaaaatacataatattacTGCTCTTCTTTAATACCCGAGGGAGTGACAATCCATGACTATCTCAACATATCTTACATTCGGGTTCTGCTGTGGTCCTCCTGTCTGGGGCATATTTCCATATGGGAACatctaaaaagacaaaaatgttgtTTCATTAGTATAAACTGGAGGTATTGCATTGAAATATTAGGAGTCTATGGACAGGAAAGGAGGAAAGAGCAAtaatttacattgggttgctgggGCAGCTGTGGCAGCTGAGGTTGCTGGGGCATCTGAGGTGGCTGAGGCATGTTGGAGGCTCCTGGGAACATCTGTAAACGCAACAGCACAGCCAGGTATGAGAGAACAGGAACCTTTTTATGTggcgcgcgtgtgtgtgtgtgtgtgtgtgtgtgtgtgtgtgtgtgtgtgtgtgtgtgtgtgtgtgtgtgtgtgtgttggcgTGTATTGCTGACTTTGTCAGGACAAAATCTGAGAAAATGTCCCAACAATGTAAATGAGTTTCGTCCTGTATTCTAAAAGCCCGTTTCCTTTAAATCTAATAGTGACCACAATCTTTATCACAGGTACAAGAACAATACACAActctgtaatatttttttataattaacagCATGTAGATGTAACGTACCTGCTGGTGCTGTCCAAAGCTGTAGGGGAAGAGctggaagaaaacaaaagatttaTCAATTTTTCAAGCCACTTTCAACCCCACCACAGGGGCCCCTGCTATTGTTCCTGAGGTGTAATCTTGCACAGTGCAGTCCACACATATCAAGTAATTCATATATCCAGTCATTAAGTACAAATCTACATGAAAATATTCCAGTTGATATAAGCGATTCAGACTTCAGCATgagctttaaaactgctgtattTTGATTACAGTGATTATTCCAGGTGGAAATGGCTATGTGGTGCTAAATGGctaaatggaataaaaaaaatgaaccaaCTCTTCTACTAaggtatgaaaaaaaacaaacaatatccctaaaagaaaaacaaaaatcccaaAACGTACAATTTCAATGCTCTGTCTACCAGCGGGCTGGGGGATCTTCTGTCTGATAAATGCCTGGGAAGGGAACATCTTCAAGGGAATCAAAACAATAAGTAAACATGATTGACAATTTCACACAGACAAAGACataaatttaaaagaagaatCTGAAACCTACTGCCCCAGCATGCTCAGGACCTCCGAAAGACGGTCTTGGGTATCCATAAGGAAAGAGCTGCACAGAAATAAGGAATCTGTTAGATTTCCAAGTACTTTTTCAAAAAGAGGTGATAGAATCACTTTCCCTGGCTGACTAAGAAAGATTGTACAAGTAGATAACTGCTGAGTCTGTTACCGATTAAATCTACCAGACTAtttctgttctgcatttcagacagggggagagacgTTTATATTTAAAGTTGAAAGAAtgcgaaggaaaaaaaaaattgcattagGATTTGAAAGCTGCATGAGCATCTGTCAGGCATAACActttcttgaaaaagaaaaatatggtaGGAAACTCACAATCTCAAAGCTTGCAGGCCGGGTAGGTCCTTGCTGCTGGGGTGTCTGTGATGGTGGAGCATAAGGATTGTTCTGCTAAAACAAATCAATCAGTTTTATTGCATAGCAAAATTCAGCAGTTAAATTGgaattttaatgtaattacCAGGAATCAAgttataatattatatactattatactgtattatacagcatatactgtagtataaggTGCTCAGCTGTTTCATGTCTTAAGGCAGGTTTAAAATGAGATCAGACCAAACCACAACTAATTTCTGTGTAGGAACTAATGCAAATTAGATCCTTAACcataagaaataaaaggtgtttcagaattcagtattgtctgttttaataaaatttatttgattcagagaagacaTACATCTAGAATATGCAGTAGAAGATTAATTCAGTTGTGAGGGAAGGAAAGTTGTTATTCATATGGGTGCCGTTTTTCCGAGTATGTTCAGGGCTATACTATTCAGGAGGAGGTAATGAATTTGGATAaatctgaaattattatttttttgctctGTTTGCGGGACGCTTGCTGTATGCCTCACCTGTTGGGGTTGCTGACGATATGGAGCAGTTTGCTGGGGTGTCTCCACCTGTGGCAGAAACTCATAAAgaggctgcatctgtaaacgacagttttcattttataaagAAAACTATATTTGTAACTGGCAGAAAATGAGAccttaaaaaacaacatttccttAGAAGTTGTAGTTCCTATAGACATCGCGATATACATacagataaaatacaaaatgacattgtcaaatttcaaaacaacaaagaaaaaaggaattttGATACATTATTTCTGTTGTCCATATTATCAGATTAAATCCGTaacaataaaatactaaaaagaCAGCTAAAAGAAAATCTCACTCCACAAAAacctttaaatatttacatttctgcCTGAAATATTTATTCTTAGCCATGCATGTAGccattgctttgtttttctcaaGTAAATGTTATGTGTAAACATAAATTTAACgtagtcacatactgtacagtagtaccCATTTACACATTTCAGAAATTTACGTCTCTGtcctttctttttcagtttcagaaattagcaacctacagtatactaaTAAGCACattagttatattttctgcagtCATTTAAGTGAAATGGTAAATATTTACATCTGTTTACTTCAGCGCATTCTGAATACCGGTACTTACTGGTGCTGCAAAGATGCTGCCAAAGAGGCAGGTGAGCAAAATTATGGTCTTCATGTTTGTAATTAACACCTGTGAAAACAGTGTTCGGTTTTGATTATAATTATTGTAATGCTTAGATTGTACATCTTAAAGTAATTGAAACAAAACTTCcatcccatccattttctaacctctttaccCTATACAGagtcgcaggggagctggagtctatcccagccagcaatgggcgcaaggcagggtacaccctggactggacaccagtcaTTTGAAGTTCTAATTGAAACACTCTAGAAAACTAGAGAAGTAATTGTTGCCAGAGACATCCCtcaaaaaattaatttattaaagttATGTACggtaaataatttaaagaagaACAGTCAGAATCTTCAACGTGAATGTTTCTGGTAGGGCCAGTACGGGTATTAACATTGACTGGTAAGTGTAAATTCATTGTGCCCCAAATCTCCTGAACAGCTGTATGTTTGGCAGAAACTACCCTTAAAGAGTGTTAGCTCCAAAATCCTATGCGGGCTGAAAGACACATAGTCTGCCTTCTTCTTTCTTGGAGAGAACAAATCCCATGTATTTAAatagaaataagaaaataagttttt
Above is a genomic segment from Lepisosteus oculatus isolate fLepOcu1 chromosome 1, fLepOcu1.hap2, whole genome shotgun sequence containing:
- the LOC107077142 gene encoding amelogenin-like isoform X1, which gives rise to MKTIILLTCLFGSIFAAPMQPLYEFLPQVETPQQTAPYRQQPQQQNNPYAPPSQTPQQQGPTRPASFEILFPYGYPRPSFGGPEHAGAMFPSQAFIRQKIPQPAGRQSIEILFPYSFGQHQQMFPGASNMPQPPQMPQQPQLPQLPQQPNMFPYGNMPQTGGPQQNPNVFHGFGNVPPNLFPSFGNLPHLPPNFIPNFGIPQPVPQEPTQPVQPVQPVQPVQPVQPVQPSQNTPVEEQD
- the LOC107077142 gene encoding amelogenin-like isoform X3, with amino-acid sequence MKTIILLTCLFGSIFAAPMQPLYEFLPQVETPQQTAPYRQQPQQQNNPYAPPSQTPQQQGPTRPASFEILFPYGYPRPSFGGPEHAGALFPYSFGQHQQMFPGASNMPQPPQMPQQPQLPQLPQQPNMFPYGNMPQTGGPQQNPNVFHGFGNVPPNLFPSFGNLPHLPPNFIPNFGIPQPVPQEPTQPVQPVQPVQPVQPVQPVQPSQNTPVEEQD
- the LOC107077142 gene encoding sporozoite surface protein 2-like isoform X2; this encodes MKTIILLTCLFGSIFAAPMQPLYEFLPQVETPQQTAPYRQQPQQNNPYAPPSQTPQQQGPTRPASFEILFPYGYPRPSFGGPEHAGAMFPSQAFIRQKIPQPAGRQSIEILFPYSFGQHQQMFPGASNMPQPPQMPQQPQLPQLPQQPNMFPYGNMPQTGGPQQNPNVFHGFGNVPPNLFPSFGNLPHLPPNFIPNFGIPQPVPQEPTQPVQPVQPVQPVQPVQPVQPSQNTPVEEQD